The proteins below come from a single Thermopolyspora flexuosa genomic window:
- a CDS encoding flavoprotein — translation MTALPDGHEPVPELGISRLLLVVTGAVAAAHTPFWLEWLRGAHPDVEIRVVLTRSARRFVTPAALAAHAGGEVFLDAWPEDEAAARHVEWQQWAQAIVVYPATLNFIARFALGLADTPALLAAQCATVPVVLAPALPPNGLDSAAYQAHWTALQGRRNVAVAPPRPGLSATTGRHDAWAPAFLPDVLKLVERCRAELAAEPDAPSPVVSLADGMRP, via the coding sequence GTGACCGCGCTCCCCGACGGCCACGAGCCCGTCCCCGAACTCGGGATCTCGCGCCTGCTGCTCGTCGTCACCGGTGCGGTCGCCGCGGCGCACACGCCGTTCTGGCTGGAGTGGCTGCGCGGCGCGCACCCGGACGTGGAGATCCGGGTGGTGCTCACCCGCAGCGCCCGGCGGTTCGTGACGCCCGCCGCGCTCGCCGCCCACGCCGGCGGCGAGGTGTTCCTCGACGCCTGGCCCGAGGACGAGGCCGCCGCCCGGCACGTCGAGTGGCAGCAGTGGGCGCAGGCCATCGTGGTCTACCCGGCCACGCTGAACTTCATCGCCCGGTTCGCCCTCGGCCTCGCCGACACGCCCGCGCTGCTCGCAGCGCAGTGCGCGACCGTGCCCGTCGTGCTCGCGCCCGCGCTGCCGCCGAACGGTCTCGACAGCGCCGCCTACCAGGCGCACTGGACCGCGCTGCAGGGCCGCCGCAACGTCGCCGTGGCCCCGCCCCGGCCCGGGCTGAGCGCGACCACCGGGCGGCACGACGCGTGGGCGCCCGCGTTCCTGCCCGACGTGCTCAAGCTGGTGGAGCGGTGCCGCGCGGAGCTCGCCGCCGAGCCGGACGCGCCGTCGCCGGTGGTCTCCCTGGCGGACGGGATGCGCCCATGA
- a CDS encoding phosphotransferase, with amino-acid sequence MTAPAVAAAPVDEFGTGLLRTTITTDGAGGFVWIRRPGPLAPAPFTPADPELAPRIAALRPAAGVRLVPGTARGEAREYRVAGAGSLAGHLLRDGVHPRLAPALRGLGAALAALHTLPPPASRPAVPSRGLARLDAWLRGRAPQAWAAQAAAVLRERLGPDRWAALCSWAARGVGDDDVVLAHGAPGLGSVVCAPGSGVTEILVGEDLCAAPRHTDLGWVIGELVELSWRLGGDARTWQGLTDALLEGYGRGPGVPWNHLAAVRIALHLHDFTAYVAWDPAECERYAHFLGYLIDL; translated from the coding sequence ATGACGGCCCCCGCGGTCGCCGCCGCCCCGGTGGACGAGTTCGGCACCGGGCTGCTGCGGACCACGATCACGACGGACGGGGCGGGCGGGTTCGTCTGGATCCGCCGTCCCGGCCCGCTCGCCCCGGCGCCGTTCACCCCCGCCGACCCGGAGCTCGCCCCGCGGATCGCGGCGCTGCGGCCCGCGGCCGGGGTACGGCTCGTCCCCGGCACGGCCCGGGGCGAGGCACGGGAGTACCGCGTCGCGGGCGCGGGATCGCTCGCCGGGCACCTGCTCCGCGACGGCGTCCACCCGCGCCTCGCGCCCGCGCTCCGCGGCCTGGGGGCCGCGCTCGCCGCGCTGCACACGCTCCCGCCGCCGGCGTCCCGGCCCGCCGTACCGTCCCGCGGCCTGGCCCGGCTCGACGCCTGGCTGCGCGGCCGGGCGCCGCAGGCGTGGGCCGCCCAGGCGGCCGCGGTGCTGCGGGAGCGGCTCGGCCCGGACCGCTGGGCGGCGCTGTGCTCCTGGGCGGCGCGGGGCGTGGGGGACGACGACGTGGTGCTCGCCCACGGCGCCCCCGGCCTGGGCTCGGTGGTGTGCGCCCCGGGATCCGGCGTCACCGAGATCCTCGTCGGCGAGGACCTCTGCGCCGCGCCGCGGCACACCGACCTCGGCTGGGTGATCGGCGAGCTGGTCGAGCTCTCCTGGCGGCTCGGCGGGGACGCACGGACCTGGCAGGGCCTCACCGACGCGCTGCTCGAGGGGTACGGCCGCGGCCCGGGCGTGCCGTGGAACCACCTGGCGGCGGTCCGCATCGCCCTGCACCTGCACGACTTCACCGCCTACGTCGCGTGGGACCCCGCCGAGTGCGAGCGGTACGCGCACTTTCTCGGTTATCTCATCGACCTGTGA
- a CDS encoding M16 family metallopeptidase, whose amino-acid sequence MTLSNGLRVLVAPWPGTPRVAVAVHYRVGFRNEPPGRQGFAHLFEHLMFRGSASLPDGRFFDHVYRLAGTANGTTHQDFTDYYQVLPSAALEQALFSEADRMRAPRFTAANLAEQLAGIEQEIRQAVVERPYGGFPWPLLPGVLYDTFANAHDGYGDVALLRRTTPDDCAEFFDAHYAPGNAVLTIAGDVDPDAARILVERHFGDIPARPVRPAPDLREPAPRADRWVVCGEPGVPATAVALGYRLPDPAGDLPGYLAHVVLARLLTRHGLARPYGPRLDASCGFFGMLAAKDPDTLVIATLPAPGVTPERLVAAVDERWDEWADPGRIAGPVAEAVRGLCAEHHRRHGDLEARCRALGRLEALFGRAGLLDELPGLLARVTPEQVARAARGLRAAHKAVLVMEPAGRRTRPGPAVPVAGTPAPAARRGAAERLGRAAVRPMPPAGPQRDPRLQGLCETVIANGLRVVAVRDARVPLVELRLRMPLGTPGWARPERVDALAAPDRVRASRSARAFGGEFDLSTDGQWLDASGYAPSGALDDWLGVLAGLLLAAEPAEPVPPPAWHDPDRVGDAALRRHWLGGSAGHDDDLAGLRRSVLDPAAACLVAVGDLDPEEFPAHAEKALLGWRAPDGPPRRPLTLHGTEDLLLVRRPGLAAARLTLCAVRPFDGPAEAARYLATAIFGGYARSRLVTRILGRDRVEYEAYAGRDVILDTHRAYVRALVPNALVPAALADIRAEMRRLAADPPGAAETAAARDHCLAQLLSAFDSPRLLADLICQAVSFGQGADWLERLPGLLRAVPPADVARAAVELYGTGRPGGVIVGDVDEALLASGADLRIVPLSSGPGRAAAMP is encoded by the coding sequence ATGACCCTGTCCAACGGCCTGCGCGTGCTGGTGGCGCCGTGGCCGGGCACGCCGCGGGTCGCGGTGGCCGTGCACTACCGGGTCGGGTTCCGCAACGAGCCGCCGGGTCGGCAGGGCTTCGCGCACCTTTTCGAGCACCTGATGTTCCGGGGCAGCGCGAGCCTGCCGGACGGCCGGTTCTTCGACCACGTGTACCGGCTCGCCGGCACCGCCAACGGCACCACCCATCAGGACTTCACCGACTACTACCAGGTGCTTCCGTCGGCCGCGCTGGAGCAGGCGCTGTTCAGCGAGGCCGACCGAATGCGGGCGCCGCGGTTCACCGCGGCGAACCTCGCCGAGCAGCTCGCCGGGATCGAGCAGGAGATCCGCCAGGCCGTCGTCGAACGGCCCTACGGGGGTTTCCCCTGGCCGCTGCTGCCCGGCGTGCTCTACGACACCTTCGCCAACGCGCACGACGGCTACGGGGACGTGGCGCTGCTGCGCCGTACCACGCCGGACGACTGCGCCGAGTTCTTCGACGCCCACTACGCGCCGGGCAACGCGGTGCTCACCATCGCCGGTGACGTCGACCCGGACGCGGCTCGCATCCTCGTCGAGCGCCACTTCGGGGACATCCCCGCGCGTCCGGTACGGCCCGCGCCGGATCTCCGGGAGCCCGCGCCCCGGGCCGACCGGTGGGTCGTCTGCGGCGAGCCCGGCGTGCCCGCCACCGCGGTCGCGCTCGGCTACCGGCTGCCGGACCCCGCCGGGGACCTGCCCGGCTACCTCGCCCACGTGGTGCTCGCCCGGCTGCTCACCCGGCACGGCCTCGCCCGGCCGTACGGGCCACGCCTCGACGCGAGCTGCGGCTTCTTCGGCATGCTCGCCGCGAAGGACCCGGACACCCTGGTCATCGCGACGCTGCCGGCGCCCGGGGTCACGCCGGAGCGGCTGGTGGCCGCGGTGGACGAGCGCTGGGACGAGTGGGCCGACCCCGGCCGCATCGCCGGCCCGGTGGCCGAGGCCGTCCGCGGCCTGTGCGCCGAGCACCACCGGCGGCACGGCGACCTGGAGGCCCGGTGCCGCGCCCTCGGCCGGCTGGAGGCGCTCTTCGGCCGGGCCGGGCTGCTCGACGAGCTGCCCGGCCTGCTCGCCCGGGTGACGCCCGAGCAGGTCGCGCGGGCGGCCCGGGGGCTGCGCGCCGCGCACAAGGCGGTGCTCGTCATGGAGCCGGCCGGGCGCCGGACCCGGCCCGGTCCCGCCGTGCCGGTCGCGGGCACGCCGGCCCCGGCCGCGCGCCGCGGCGCCGCCGAGCGGCTCGGGCGCGCCGCCGTACGGCCGATGCCCCCCGCCGGGCCACAGCGCGACCCCCGGCTGCAGGGGCTGTGCGAGACCGTGATCGCCAACGGCCTGCGCGTCGTCGCCGTCCGCGATGCGCGGGTGCCCCTGGTCGAGCTGCGGCTGCGCATGCCGCTCGGGACGCCCGGCTGGGCCCGTCCCGAGCGGGTGGACGCGCTCGCCGCCCCCGACCGCGTGCGGGCGTCCCGGTCGGCCCGGGCGTTCGGCGGCGAGTTCGACCTGTCCACCGACGGGCAGTGGCTGGACGCGTCCGGCTACGCGCCCTCCGGGGCGCTCGACGACTGGCTCGGCGTGCTCGCCGGCCTGCTGCTCGCGGCGGAGCCCGCCGAGCCCGTCCCGCCGCCGGCATGGCACGACCCCGACCGCGTCGGGGACGCCGCGCTGCGCCGCCACTGGCTCGGCGGGTCCGCCGGGCACGACGACGACCTCGCCGGGCTGCGCCGTTCCGTGCTCGACCCGGCCGCCGCCTGCCTCGTCGCCGTCGGCGATCTCGACCCGGAGGAGTTCCCGGCGCACGCGGAGAAGGCGCTGCTCGGCTGGCGGGCCCCGGACGGTCCGCCGCGCCGCCCGCTCACCCTGCACGGCACCGAGGATCTGCTCCTCGTGCGCCGGCCCGGGCTCGCCGCGGCCCGCCTCACCCTGTGCGCGGTGCGTCCGTTCGACGGCCCCGCCGAGGCGGCGCGCTACCTCGCCACGGCGATCTTCGGCGGCTACGCGCGCTCCCGGCTGGTGACGCGCATCCTCGGCCGGGACCGGGTGGAGTACGAGGCCTACGCCGGGCGGGACGTCATCCTCGACACGCACCGGGCCTACGTGCGGGCGCTCGTCCCGAACGCGCTCGTCCCGGCCGCGCTCGCCGACATCCGCGCCGAGATGCGCAGGCTCGCCGCCGATCCGCCCGGCGCCGCCGAGACGGCCGCGGCCCGCGACCACTGCCTCGCGCAGCTTCTGTCGGCGTTCGATTCCCCCCGTCTCCTCGCCGACCTGATCTGCCAGGCGGTCTCCTTCGGGCAGGGGGCCGACTGGCTGGAACGGCTGCCCGGCCTCCTGCGCGCGGTGCCGCCCGCGGACGTGGCGAGGGCCGCGGTGGAGCTGTACGGCACCGGCCGCCCGGGCGGCGTGATCGTGGGTGACGTCGACGAGGCGCTCCTCGCCTCCGGCGCCGACCTGAGGATCGTGCCGCTGTCCTCCGGGCCCGGCCGCGCCGCCGCGATGCCGTGA
- a CDS encoding ABC transporter ATP-binding protein — MTSAITIRGLRMRYGTTEVLRGVDLDVERGEIFTLLGPNGAGKTTTIEILEGFRNRSAGEVRVLGVDPERGTDAWRAKLGIVLQSWRDHARWETRRLLAHVAEFFDDPYDVDELLEAVGLTEQADRRVGRLSGGQRRRLDVALGIIGRPELLFLDEPTAGFDPEARSEFHELITKLAARDGITVLLTTHDLAEAEKLAHRTAILVRGRVAVCGTPGELAAAVQAPSRVEWLENGRPQSVTTSDPSQVAWELHQRFGGPVPGLVIRRPTLEESYLNLVGRES, encoded by the coding sequence ATGACTTCGGCGATCACGATCCGCGGGCTGCGGATGCGGTACGGCACGACCGAGGTGCTGCGCGGGGTGGACCTCGACGTCGAGCGGGGCGAGATCTTCACGCTCCTCGGCCCGAACGGGGCGGGGAAGACCACGACGATCGAGATCCTCGAGGGCTTCCGGAACCGGTCCGCGGGCGAGGTGCGCGTGCTCGGCGTCGACCCGGAGCGCGGCACCGACGCCTGGCGGGCGAAGCTCGGCATCGTGCTCCAGTCCTGGCGCGACCACGCCAGATGGGAGACCCGCCGGCTGCTCGCGCACGTGGCGGAGTTCTTCGACGACCCCTACGACGTCGACGAGCTGCTCGAGGCGGTCGGCCTCACCGAGCAGGCGGACCGGCGGGTGGGCCGCCTGTCGGGCGGGCAGCGGCGGCGGCTCGACGTCGCGCTGGGCATCATCGGCCGCCCCGAGCTGCTGTTCCTCGACGAGCCGACCGCCGGGTTCGACCCGGAGGCGCGCAGCGAGTTCCACGAGCTCATCACCAAGCTCGCGGCACGGGACGGCATCACCGTGCTGCTCACCACCCACGACCTCGCCGAGGCCGAGAAGCTGGCGCACCGGACGGCGATCCTCGTGCGCGGCAGGGTGGCCGTCTGCGGGACGCCGGGCGAGCTCGCCGCGGCCGTACAGGCGCCCTCCCGGGTCGAGTGGCTGGAGAACGGCCGCCCGCAGAGCGTGACCACGTCCGATCCGTCGCAGGTGGCGTGGGAGCTGCACCAGCGGTTCGGCGGCCCGGTGCCGGGGCTCGTCATCCGTCGCCCAACGCTCGAGGAGAGCTACCTCAACCTG